Part of the Chthoniobacterales bacterium genome is shown below.
GGCTCGCCGTGCTCGTAGTAAAGCTTGCCGAGTTCGTGCAGGACCTTGACGTTTTTCGGGTTGCCGTCGCGCAGGGTTTCCATGGCGAACCGGGCGGTCTCATACAGATCGAGGGCGAGAGCGCCTTCTTTGATTACCTCGTTGGCCTGCGTGTTATACGGGTCGCCGTCGAGGATTTTTTCCGCAGCATCCATCGCGCCGGCGGGATCTTTTTTGAGGAGGCCCTGCGCCTTCATTGCGCCAATTGGAGAACCGCCCTTAAGTCCGCCAAAAAAGCCTTTTTTCTCCTTCACCAAGCCGACCTCGACCTTGCGCAACACCTTGCGTCCGTCCACGAAACCGGGCTCCTCGCGCAGCACGTCCTGGAGCAGGGTGATGCCGTATTGATAGTTCTTCAGCTCGAGCGCCTGAATGGCTTTGAGATAATTGCTGCGAGCTTGGGTGGAGAGTTGTTTTTCGGTTTTGGGAGGAGGCATGGGGGAAATGAGCGACCCGGAAAGGGTCAGGTTAAATTATTTGGTGCCGTCTTGCGAACGGACTTTCGCGGGTGCGGTGTAGGCTTGAAAACGGGCATATTCGGACTTGGCATTTTTGGTGTAGTCCTTCACGAAATCCTTGGAGCCATACTCGAAAAAGATGATAAACGACAAGGTAAACACGGCAAATAATGCCACCCAGAAAAGTTTGCGGAGTAAGCCCATGTGCTGATTGTAAATTGGCAGCCCGAGGCGTCAACGAGGATTTCGGTAGAAGTGCTGTCAGAATCGCGCCAGCCATTCCGCTCGCCCATAGCGCGTGGTAACGAGCTGCGCCGCCCGCGCCCGCTCTTCGCCTGTGAGTGGAATGGAAGTCGCCTCAGCGGCCAATCTATCGGCGAAAGTTCGGGCAGAAACGAGTTCCATCGGAATGGACTGGAGACTCCCCTGATGCAGCAGCCCCCGGCGTGTGCGGCGTTGCGCAGCCCCAGCGATCTTTCGTCCATCGAGCAGCAGATCGCCCGGCACCGGACGCGCAAAACAACCCGCGCCCGCGATGGTGGCCGCCGTGGCGAGTTCCAATGCAATGCCCGTCGTCGCGACGATTTTCTGAATGGCCAGATGAATTTCCACGTAACTCTCCGAGCGCCCGTTCCGGGCCAGCGCGTGGTCCGCCGGGATGATAAGTGTGTAAGTCCAGTCCGCGCCGTGATCGACCAGCCCCCCGCCCGTCCAGCGGCGCATGAGCGGCAAGCCCGGACGCAGCGCGCGCGCCTCGGCGAGTTTTTCAAAATAACCCAGCGTCACCGTCGGCTCCGACCAGCGATAAACGCGCAAAGTGGGAGTCGCAATGGAAGCGAGGAGCATCTCATCAACGGCCATATTCCACGCGCCATTGCCGGGCGCCGGATCGTTGATCAGGCGCAATCGTTCGAAAATCATCGCGCCATCATGCTTTGCCGGTTGGCAAGCGCAAGGACGAGGTGTAAAATCATTTCCCCTATGGCAAAACTCGCACTTGGCAAAGGTCTCGGAGCCCTGATTACTCCCAAAGTCGCCACGCCGACGCCGATTGTGAGCGATGGCGAGCGCGTGGAAATGATTCCGCTGGGCAGTCTGGTGGCGAGCCCGTTTCAGCCGCGCCGTGAATTTAAGGAGGAGCCGCTTCAGGAGCTCGCGGACTCGATCAAGGAACGAGGTATCATCCAGCCGCTGATTGTTCGCAAAGTCGGGCCGAAGTTTGAGTTGATTGCCGGTGAACGCCGCTGGCGTGCCGCCCAACGCGCCGGTCTGGCCGAGGCTCCGGCGATCGTCCGGCAGGCGACGGATCGCGATGTTCTCGAACTGGCGCTGATCGAGAATTTGCAGCGGGCGGACTTGAACCCGATTGACGAGGCGCAGGCGTTTGCGCGGCTCGCGGAGGAGTTTGATCTTCGCCAGGAGGACATCGCCCAGCGGGTCGGACGCAGCCGCGCGGGCGTGGCCAATTCCATGCGCCTGCTCGAGCTCGATCAACAGATTCAAACCTGGCTCACGCAAAGCCTGCTCACCGTCGGCCACGGAAAAGTGCTCCTCGGCTTGAAGGATCCCGAGCAACAACTGGCCGCCGCGCAGATCGTTTTGCGGCAAGGCAGCACCGTCCGCGAAACGGAGGTAATCGTTCAAAATTTCCTCCACAAACACGGCCTCACGCCATCTCCGCGCCGACATTCCACCGGACCGACGACGGATCTTTCTCCCGCTTTGCAAAACGTCCAGAACCGGCTGCAAACGCACTTCGCCACGCATGTTTCCGTGGCCCACGGCGAGAAAAAAGGCCGAATCGAGATTGAGTATTATGGAGCCGACGACCTTCAGCGCCTTTTGAAGGTTCTCGGTCTCTCGGAAGAATAAAAGTCCCGTCCAAGTGCTCCGCTGAACCCAATCCTGTTCGTGCCTGCCGCGTCCACTTTCAGCCGAATCTCTCTGCCCGGCTGCGTTCTCCTTGCCGCGCTGCTTCTCATCTCGGGCTGCAAAAAGAAACCGGTCGTTTCCCCTGTAACTTCACCGCCTGCCGTAGCGCCGGTTTCCTCAACTCCCGCAGCGACTCCAATCGCTCCTGAGACACCGCCGCCGGCTTCGCCTGAAAAACACACGCCGCTCACAGCAGTCACCTCCCGCATCGATGGCACCATTGCGCTGCAACGCGCCCGCACCATTTGCGGCCTCGGTTCGCGGGCCTACGGCACGCCCGGCTATCGGCAAACCCTCGCCTGGCTGCGCTCCGAGTTGACCCGCCTCGGCTGGCACACGGTGTATCAAGCTTTTGACACGCAGACGCCAGCCGGTCCACGCACTTACACCAACCTCATCGCCACCTGGCCCGCCGACAAAGACAAGCCCCGTGCGTCCAGCAATCGCCTCATCCTCACGGCGCATTACGATTCTCGGGGCTCCGAGTTCACCAATTTTCCCGCAGCCAGTTCCGGTGCTGCCGGTTGCGGCATTATCTTGGAACTCGCCGATCGGCTCGCCACCGCTCCCGACCTCGCGGCGCGGCTGCAATTTGTCCTATTCGACGGCGAGGAACCTGTCCGGCAAATCTCCACCACCGACGGACTTTCCGGCTCCCGTTTCTTTCTCCACAGCCTTCAAGAAAATAGGCAGTCGGCTAACATTCGAGCCCTCCTCGCCTTCGGAGCTGTCGGCCACAACGGGGCAAAATGGACGATACCCACGCTGACCAATTCCATTCTCAATCAGACCCTGCAGACCTTCATCTATCTGCAAAAATGGGAGGGTCAGATCACCCCGTTGGAACGCCCCAGCTGGGGGCCGCATCTCCCGGCTCTGCAAGCGGGCATTCCCGCCACTTACCTGAACGACGCGCTCTACCCGGCGCTCGCCACGGCGGACGACACCCCGGAGTGGCTCAATGCCGAGTCGCTGCGCCGCGCCGCCCTCGCCAGCCTGCAACTTCTCCAGCTTCCGCCGCAGCCCGCTGCCCCGGCGACAAAATCAAACTAGCGCATTGACGCGCCCCCTCATTTCGGTATTCTTCCTCTCCCGAAACGCACCCATAGCTCAATTGGATAGAGCATCTGACTACGGATCAGAAGGTTTGAAGTTCGAGTCTTCATGGGTGCACATCTAACCTCAAGGAACGGGTTGGATTTCATTCTGACTGCCATGCGTGCGGTCGGGATCATTCAAAAACGCTCCATTTTTCTGCGACAACACCACTCGATTGAGTTGGTGACCCTAACGGGATTCGAACCCGTGTTACTCCCGTGAAAGGGGAGTGTCCTAGACCTCTGGACGATAGGGTCATTTTCCTTGCGGGAAATGAGGGCTGGATATTCCAATCGTTTCCCACCTTTGGCAAGTGGAATTTCATCGCCTTTCCGGAGCCGTGCCGCATACCATTTTGCCATGGCAACCTCCCCGCTGCTCCCCTCACAAGCGCGTTTTTATCACCCAGAACAGAAACGCTGGCTCGAAGCCGTCGTGCCCGGCTGCATTCACACCGATTTGTTGCGACATGGCCTGATCAAAGATCCTTTCTGGGGCTCGAACGAACGCGAGTTGCAGTGGATTGAGGAAAAGGACTGGAAATACGCGATCACATTCCAAGTCACCTCGGATTTCCTAGCGCACGACGAACTGGATCTGGTCGCCGAAGGACTCGACACGCTGGCGACGGTTTACCTGAATGGCCAGGAAGTCGCGCGCACGGAAAATATGTTCATCGGTTATCGCTGGCCGGTGAAGCCGCTCCTGAAAGAAGGCACGAATGAAGTGCGGGTCGAGTTTGCGAGCACTCGGAGTTACATCCAGTCGCGGCGAACGAAAAATCATCTGCCCGAATGGAATGATGCTGTCGGCGGCGGCTCGCTCGTGCGCAAGTCGCCCTGCAATTTTGGCTGGGATTGGGGTCCACGATTGGTGACGGCTGGCATTTACAAAAGCATCCGACTCGAAGGCTGGTCTGGGAACCGAATCGAGTCGTTGAAAATTCACCAAACGCACGCTCGCAATCGCGTCACGCTGGAACTCACACCCGAGCTGGCGAAGCGCACGCGACTGCCCGTTTACCGGTCGGTCCTCAAGCGAAATGGCGAAGTCGTTGCCGAGGCACGCGGACTCGTTTTGAAGATCAGCCGCCCGGAATTTTGGTGGCCAAACAACATGGGCGCACAGCCACTTTACCAGCTCACAGTCGAGTTGCTGGCGAATGACACGGTCGTGTATTCCATCACGCGCACGATCGGGTTGCGCACAATCGAACTCGACCGGCACAAGGACGAATGGGGCGAATCGTTCCAGTTTAAGTGCAATGGCGTGGCGCTCTTTGCGAAGGGCGCCAATTGGGTTCCGGCGCATGTGTTTGCCTCCGAGGTGAGTCGCGAAACTTTGGAGCCGCTCCTGACCTCAGCGGTCGAAGCCAATATGAACATGATCCGCGCGTGGGGCGGCGGCGTTTATGAGACCGATGCGTTTTACGATCTCTGCGATGAAAAAGGGTTGCTTGTCTGGCAGGATTTCATGTTCGCCTGCGCTCTGTATCCGGGAACCAAAGAGTTTCTAACCACTGTCGAGCAAGAGGCGGAATGGCAGGTGAAACGTCTGGCGCATCACGCTTCGCTCGCTCTCTGGTGCGGCAATAATGAGATCGAGCAAATGCCGGCTGAGATCGCTAAAACTGCCGAGCGCAAAAAGGCCTACGACGCGCTTTTCCATCAATTGCTTCCAACTGCGGTGAAGAAATGGGATGGCGTCACCAGCTACTGGCCCAGCTCTCCGCATAATCCGGCTGGCTTGCACAAAGGCCACAACAGCGAACGCGGCGGCGATGCGCACGACTGGGATGTGTGGCATGCCCGCAAGCCGGTGAAGAGTTACGAGGAAAAATTTTACCGCTTCTGCTCGGAGTTTGGAATGCAGTCCTACTCGTCGCCGGAAGTGGCGGCCACTTTTTGTCCCCGAACGGAGATGAATATTTTCAGTCCAGCGATGGAGAATCATCAGAAAAATCCTGCCGGGAATCAGATCATATTCGACTACGTTTCGCGGCGTTATCGGTTTCCGAAGGATTACTCGTCGCTCTCGTATTTGTCGCAGCTCAATCAGGCGTATTGCATGAAGGTTGCAGTGGAGCATTTTCGCCGTCAGATGCCGCGCACAATGGGCGCGCTCTACTGGCAACTGAACGACACGTGGCCCGGATTCTCCTGGAGTTCGCTGGAATTTGGAGGCCAATGGAAGGCGCTGCATTTCGAGGCGAGACGTTTCTTTGCGCCATTGTTAGTCAGTGCCTATTTGCCTGGAGACGAGAGCGCCGGAATTGGCAACCAGTTCCAGACCACGATCAGCGAGGTGCAATTTTACACGGTCTATGATGGCCGCCCCGCGCTGGAAAGCACGTTGCATTGGACACTCTATCATCTCACCATTGGAGTGGTGCGTGAGTCGCACAAAGCCATTGAGCTGGCGCCCGGAAAATCCGTCATGCAACTCAAAGTCGATTTTAAAAAGGAGTTGCATCACTATGGACACGCCAATCTCGTGCTGCGCGTTTGGGTGGAAGGCCACGCCGGTGTGCTGGCGGAGAACACGGTCTTCTTCACCGCTCCACGCTTCATGGAACTGCCGCGAACGAGCATCAACTCAACCTTGCGCAAAGTGGCGAAAGGCAAATACGAGATCGAGTTCGTCTCGAAGAATTTCCACCACAGCGTGAAGCTGCAAATCCCCGGCTTGCAGGCCACGTTCAGTGATAACTACTTCGATCTTTTCCCTGGCGTCGCCCATCGGGTGCAGGTCGCCTTGGCGCAGGACATTGATTATGCGCAATTCAACCGCCTGAGAATGCAGCCCGTCTCGTTGGTGAACAGCTATTCCTGACCATCGAGTTGGATTCTTTTCTGCTCACTCGCAGCCCTTCGACAAACAAAAAAGCGCGCCCAGATTTCTCCGGGCGCGCTTGATGTAGTGAGACTTTTCTAAGCTTAGGCGATGTAACCTTCTTCGCCGTGATCGGTGATGTCCAGACCGGCGCTTTCGCCTTCTGGGCTGAGTCGCAGACCGATGACAGCCTTGATCACGTAAGCGATGATGATCGTCGAAACGATGGACAGCACCAAGGTGAATGCCACTGCTTTAAGTTGCTCAAACACGAGGGTTTTGCCGATGAGGTCCTTCAGGTTCGTGTTCAGGTTGGAGTTCACATCCGCCGTGGCGAGCACGCCGGTGAGGATGGCTCCGAGAGTTCCGCCGACCGCGTGCACCCCGAAGGTGTCGAGGGCGTCATCATAACCAATGGCGTTCTTGACGAAGACCACGAAGATGTAAGGAACGATGGCGGCCAGCAGACCAATGATCATCGCGCCATTGGCATCCACGAAGCCGCAAGCAGGAGTGATAACGACCAGACCCGCAACGATGCCGGAGCAGAAGCCGAGGATCGAAGGATGGCCCTTGTGGAACCACTCGATCACGGCCCAGACGAAGCCCGCAGTGGCTGCAGCCAGCGTCGTCGTCATGAAGGCGTTTGCCGAGACGCCGTCTGCGGCAACTGCGGAACCGGCGTTAAAGCCATACCATCCGACCCAGAGCATGCCGGTGCCGACCATACAAAGCACCATCGAGTGCGGAGCCATCTTGTCTTTGCCGAAGCCGAGGCGTTTGCCCAGAATGATGCATAGAATCAGCGCAGACCAACCGGAGGTCATGTGCACCACGGTGCCACCTGCGAAGTCGATAGCCTTGATGCTGGCAGTAGCATTCCAGACGCCGTTCATCATGCCGGTGACGCCCCAGACCATGTGGGCCATTGGGAAGTAAACCACGAACATCCAGACAAGAATGAAAGCCATGATTGCGCTGTATTTCATGCGCTCGGCGATGGCACCGACGATCAAAGCCGGGGTGATGATGGCGAACATCAGTTGATACATGGAGAACACATTCTGGGAAACCCAGTAGCTGTAATCGCCGTTCGGCGCGCTTGTGACTCCCTTGAGGAAGAAAAATTCCGTGCCGCCGAGGAACTTGCCGATGCCGTCTGGGCCGAAGCTCTTGCCGAAGACCAGGCTGTAGCCGAAGGCCCACCAGAGGATGGTCACCAGGCCAGCGCAACCGAGACATTGGGCGAGCACGCTGAGGACGTTCTTCTGGCGAACCAAGCCGCCGTAGAACAGAGCCAGGCCGGGCAGGGTCATGAAAAGGACCAGAGCCGCGCAGGTCATCATCCAGCCGTTGTGGCCAGGGCCGGGAACAGTGGACAAGGCACCCTTTGCCGCAGTGTTATTCATGTAAGCCTCCAAGTCGGCCACGCGTTCCTCCACTGTCGGAGTGGGCGCTGGGGTTTGGGCATGAAGTGAGTTTGGCACGAGGAAGAGCGCGGCGAAAAGCGCGCCCAGGATGGCTAGATAGTAGTGGGTTTTGGTCATGGTTTTTTGTTTTTGTTGGTTTGGTTAGGTTTGCAGTTGAAAAAGTTGGCGTGCTTTTTAGGGAAGCCGCCATGGGTTTGACGAGGATGTAAAGTTGAAGTGAGTTTTAAAGTCGGCCTGTTTTCAATAAAAAAGCGACTGCGGCAAGGACAGGCAGAAGCACTGGCAGCGAGAATCTAAAGATGTAGGCAAAGAAATGAGGGGTATGGACCTTGGCGTGATCGGCGATAGATTTCACCATGAGATTCGGGCCGTTGCCGATGTAAGTCATGGCCCCGAAAAAAACCGAGCCGAGTGACACGGCTATCACATAAAGGCCATCAGTTTTGAGAAACTGGGCAACGTGGGCAGTGTTGTTTAAGTCGAGATGCTTCAATCCGAAAGCGGCGGAGAGAAACGCGAGATAAGTCGGGGCGTTATCGAGTACGCCGCTCAACGCGCCGCTCAACCAGTAGAACTGCTCCGGAGTGTTTAAGCCGAGTGCGGCGGCATGAAGCTGGAGGTAATCCAAAGCCGGGATCATGGTCATAAATATTCCCGCGAAGAGCCACGCGACTTCCTTAATTGGCCCAAAAGTAAAATGATTCGCATCGTGGATGGGACGCGGCGTGCTGCGGTATGCTATGACGGCGGATGCGATCATAATAATCTCCCGCAAGATGGGAGGCGCAAAAATCACAGCAACCAGAATGGCTGCCAATGGTAGAAAGCTGCGGCGACCCTCGATTTTAAAGGTTTCATGGGCTGTTTCCATTTCGCGAATGGCTCGTGGCGCACGAACAAAGTTGGTCCGGTCGAAGAGATAGAAGATGGCGACCAGGGAGACGACGGCAAACGCCCAAGCCTTCCAGCAATGCTGCGTCACCCACCAGAAAGGAACTCCCTTTAAGTAACCTAAGAAAAGGGGTGGATCGCCGATCGGCGTGAGGCAGCCGCCAACATTGCTGATGGTAAAAATAAAGAACGCCGTATGGAAATTTGTGTATCGATATTTGTTCGACCGCACCCAGGGACGAATGAGAAGCATGGAGGCTCCTGTGGTTCCAATGAGGTTGGCCAGCACTGCGCCGATGAGGAGAAAAAGGCAGTTGCTCAATGGTCGAGCCTCTCCTTGGATGCGGATATGAATGCCACCCGCAACGACAAACAAGGAGCCGATGAAGACAATGAAGCTGACGTATTCCTCCAACACTCCCGCGATGCGTGTGCCGCCATGCATCCATAGGTAATACACCACACAGATCGATCCGAGTCCCAAGGCAATCTTCGGATAATGCCGCTCCCAGATGTGGGAAAACAGTAGTGGCATCACCGCTATGCAGAGGAGCATGCCCACGAAAGGCAGCACCATCAGCGGGTGCGGATCCAGTCCTTCAGTTGCGAGTGCCAGTAGCATGTGAGCGGGTTTTTTCCACGTCCACTATCAGCGGCCTTTGTAGGCCAGGATGGTGGAAATAATGGTCACTAAACTAATTCCCGACATGTAATATGCTGGCATGGTGAGCTCTGGTTCTTTTTTGCTGCGCCAGAGAAAGGCACCGGCGCGTCCGGTGCAAAGCATGGCGGCGAAGAAGGCGAGTGCGAAGCCAAAGTCTTTCTGGTGAACGTCTGTCATGGAGTAGCTGGAGAGGAGAAGGAAGGCGCTGGAAATTAAAATGTTAAGCAAGGTGGGCTTGCTGGTGGTCAGCCGCCAGACGTATAAGCCGGCTACGAGGACGATCAGGGAGGCAACGGCAAGGACGATGGTAATGGAATTCATAAACGTTATAGAGGGCGTGGATTCTGGTCAGACCAGAGTGGAGTTCAAGTGGAATGCGAACAGCTTGGTCGTGTCAGATGGTGCTGAAAAATGGAAACTCCCGCCCGTGCTCACACGGGCGGGAGAAACACATTGATTTGGATTTTACTATGCGCCTGGTGAGGACTTATCCGTCAACTGGAAGTCAGGGTAAGCTTCCACACCCATTTCTGGAACATCCAATCCAGCCATCTCATCTTCCGGAGTGGAGCGGATCTTCACGAAGAGATTCGAGATCTTCATGAATGCATATGAGAACAAGAAGACAAAGATAATACAGGCCAGTGTGTCGATAACCTGCGCGCCCAATTGTGAGGCATCATTTGCGGCTGCTCCGAAGAACTTGCCGAAGATACCCGTGACGCCTTGATCGGCCCATCCGCTGGCAGTCAGATCAGCATATTTCTTCAAGGTGGCGGGAGTCGCATCGTTATTGATAATCGTCCATGCACCATCTTTGAAGAGCTTGTGAACGCCACCCCAGCCAGCTCCATAAGAGCCGTTTGCGAAGAGTCCCACACTGAGAACCCCGAAGGCTCCGCAGACGCCGTGCACCGAAAGGGCTCCGACGCAGTCATCGACTTTTGCCACACGCTCCCAGAAGAACACGGAGAAGACTACGATTACACCGGCTATGAAACCGATGATCACCGCACCTAGCGAGTTTACGAAGGCACAAGGAGCGGTGATTGCGACCAGACCCGCCAGCAGGCCGTTGCAAAGCATAGTCGGATCAGGTTTGCCTGTAACCAAATACATGGTAATGAGGGTTCCCAGCGATGCGGCAGCGCCTGCCAGCATGGTATTCACTGCCACAATGGCGATACGGCCGTCTGTGCCTGCCAAGGTTGAGCCGGGGTTAAATCCGAACCAGCCGAGAGCTAAAATAAATGTGCCGAGCATAACCATCGGAACGTCATGTCCGGGAATGGCATTAGGCTTTCCGTCTTTGCGGTATTTACCGATACGAGGCCCAATAGCCAAACCCCCAGCGAGGGCAATTACACCACCGCATAAGTGAACCACACCAGAGCCTGCAAAATCGACGGCCCCGTGGCCGAGGGCAAAGTTCTGACCGAGCTGCGCCAGCCAGCCGCCGCCCCAGACCCAGTTGCCATAGATGGCGTAAGGGAACATGCCAACCCAGAATCCATAGACGATAAAGTGTTTAAAGTTCCAGCGTTCCGCCATCGTTCCGGTTGGGATGGTGGCCGTGGTGTCCATGAACACCATTTCAAACAAGAACAAAGTGAACACAGCCGTATCAAACACAGATGGGCTGAGGAAGAAGCCCTTTAGACCTAGCAGGCCAAAAGGATGCCCCATAATCTGGACTGTCCAGCCGTGGTTGAGGAGAGCTAGTCCCTGACCCAGAGGAGGTTGCCAGCCGATCGGGACTGGACCATTCCAGTAGTTTCCAAACATAAAGGCGAAGCCGCAGATCCAGAAGCCAAGCATGCCCAGACCGTAGATCATGAAATTTGTAGCCATCACGTGAGCTGCATTTTTTGCACGGCAAAGACCAGTTTCCACGAGTGCAAAACCCGCTTGCATGAACATCACGAGGAAGCCTGTGATCAGGGTCCACATGAGATTGATGGAGTTTTTGTTGTGAGCCACATTGAGGATCAACTCGTCGTTTGTCACCTTGCCCGTGCCTGCTGGATTAACGCTGGCGGCATCAGCGGGAATGGGCCAAGTCAAATCCGTCGCCGTCCCTGCATTGGCACCTGGTGGGTATGCCACAGAGTCAGGGACTTGTGGAGTAGGCACCGGCGCAGCGGGCGCGGCATCTTGGGCATTGGCACCAAATGTCGTCCACGCCACCATACCCATGATGGCTAGATGACATAATTTTTTGGATAAGTTATACATATACGTTGGTAGTTAAAGGTTGCGTTGTTGCCGCTAGTCACTTGGTGAGAAAATAGCGCGTGTTCAGATCAACAAGTTTTGCGCAAGGGACGGTGAGGCCACATGCAGCTGGCAGATTGAAGTTTGAACGAGCGGCTCGTTAGCAATGGCCATGCCAACGTCTGATAATTTTCGGCCCAGAGTGTTAAATGGCCGATTTGCTACTGAGTCGCTGCCGTTGTTTTCCGGTTACCTTTGGAATAAAGTATGCGTTCAGCGGCTTTCGTTATCCATGATGATCAAAATCGAACACGCTCTCTACAGTTCTTGTTTGATTCACACTTGTTCCGCCCGACGATTGCGATTATCAAAACCACTCTCTAAATCATGGCCTTACAAGAAATCCCCTACGGCGGCTGGGGCCGCAATCTCCGCCTCGCCAACGACTCTGTCGAACTCGTCATCTCACTGGAAGTCGGCCCGCGCATTCTCAGCTACCGCCCGCTCACTGGGACCAACATCCTGCACAATTACGCCGAGCAGATGGGCGGCACGGGCGAAGCCGCGTGGATGAACCGTGGCGGCCACCGTCTCTGGATCGCGCCGGAGGACATCGACCTCACGTATGCACTTGATAACCAGCCATTTCCTTACGCCATCACTGGTGATAATTCCGTCACACTCACCACTCCGGGCACGGACGCTTGGAAGATTCGCAAGGACTTTTCTGTCGAACTCGCCGTCTCCGGCAGTGGCGTGCAACTCACCCACACCCTCACCAACGACACCTCCTCCCCCCAATCCGTGGCTCCGTGGGCTTTGTCTGTAATGGCTCCCGGCGGCATCGCCCTTCTTCCCCAGCCGCCGCTTGGTGAACATCCCCGCGATCTGCTACCGAATCGCGCGCTCATTCTTTGGGCTTTCAGCGACACGA
Proteins encoded:
- a CDS encoding ammonium transporter, with product MYNLSKKLCHLAIMGMVAWTTFGANAQDAAPAAPVPTPQVPDSVAYPPGANAGTATDLTWPIPADAASVNPAGTGKVTNDELILNVAHNKNSINLMWTLITGFLVMFMQAGFALVETGLCRAKNAAHVMATNFMIYGLGMLGFWICGFAFMFGNYWNGPVPIGWQPPLGQGLALLNHGWTVQIMGHPFGLLGLKGFFLSPSVFDTAVFTLFLFEMVFMDTTATIPTGTMAERWNFKHFIVYGFWVGMFPYAIYGNWVWGGGWLAQLGQNFALGHGAVDFAGSGVVHLCGGVIALAGGLAIGPRIGKYRKDGKPNAIPGHDVPMVMLGTFILALGWFGFNPGSTLAGTDGRIAIVAVNTMLAGAAASLGTLITMYLVTGKPDPTMLCNGLLAGLVAITAPCAFVNSLGAVIIGFIAGVIVVFSVFFWERVAKVDDCVGALSVHGVCGAFGVLSVGLFANGSYGAGWGGVHKLFKDGAWTIINNDATPATLKKYADLTASGWADQGVTGIFGKFFGAAANDASQLGAQVIDTLACIIFVFLFSYAFMKISNLFVKIRSTPEDEMAGLDVPEMGVEAYPDFQLTDKSSPGA